The Bacteroidales bacterium sequence GAAAAAGGCATTTACCTGCTGAAAATCTACACAACCTCAGGAATTACTACCAAAAGATTGATCGTGAACTAGGGTTTTTTGTAATCCCTTAAAGGGTTTGTGCCAAAGGCATCCCGTTGGGAAAACCCTGTCAGGGATTTTTTTCAAAATACAGAGTTAATCACTAACCTCACCCACTCCGTCATCAGGCTGAATATTTTAATTATTTTTGTCAAAAAAGAGCATTATGCAGCATCAAAATGTCAAATCGGATTTATTTGCCCTCATTGAGCAAACCAATGATATGAAAGTGCTTGAAGCGATCAGGATATTATTGCAGAAAAATGTTCAGGAACAGGATTTCTGGGATCAGCTTCCTGAATTTCAAAAGAAATCCATCGAAAAAGGGCTATCACAGGTGGAACAGGGAAATACCATTGCGCATGAGGAAGTGATGAAAAAATATGAGAAATGGCTTACCAAATAAGATGGACGCCGGAAGCTGCGGATACATTTGAAACCATTATCAGGTACCTTGATGAACACTGGTCGGAACGTGAAATCATCAACTTCGTAAGAAAAACAAATCATCTCCTTACCCAGATTTCGCTATACCCTGAAATGTTTAAACCATCTTCAAAAAAACCCGTTCGGGTTGCAAACATTACCTGGCAAACGAATTTGTTCTATCAAATACAAGAAGTTGAGAAAACCATCATCCTCCTGTCATTTTGGGACAACAGACAAAACCCTGAAAGGCAACAGTATTGACGATAGTAATATTCTCTAAATGAGGCAGTCTCAATTTATTTCCCCGCTATCTCATTGATGGTTTTCTCCAGCAGCCGGTTAAATTCCTCCGGGTTTTCCATCATCAGGAAGTGGCCGTAACCCTCCATGATCTTGACATCAAAACTTTTGACATATTTCCGGTTGTCTTCAGCATTGGTCGGGTAAAGATCGGAGCTGACGGCATAAAACGGAAGGTCAATGGTTTTGAGAATCATTTCGAGCCGGGTGCTGTATTCAAACATATTTTCAAAGGCCGACATGGCCACCTCTTTCGGCGCAGAGGACATATCGCTGGCAACCATCTCCACCAGCGTTGAATCTGCATTCGGTGGGAACATGCTCCGGACAAAACCGTTAACGCTGTTGCTGAAGTCGGAGTAAAACGGTTCAGTGAACTGCGTCATCATTTCCCGGGTAAACACCGTATCCACAAACTGCTCGTATGTGTCAATGCCCGCCAGCGCCAACACTTTCCCCGGCATTTTGGTGGCTGCGTCAATGATCACATAGCCGCCCATCGAATGGCCGATCAGGATTACCTGGTCAAGTTTGAGATCGTTCACCACCGCAGCCACATCATCGCCAAACGACTCCATTGTGAAATCTTCCCTGTTGGCGCCCGATTGGCCATGCCCGGCATAATCAAGCGTAACAACAGTGTAACGTTTCGAAAACTCCGGAACCTGATACTTCCAATAGGTTTGATCGCACGACCAGCCATGAACAAACACAAGAGCCGGCGACCCTTCGCCATAAACCGAATAACTGATTTCAACCCCGTCAGCAG is a genomic window containing:
- a CDS encoding type II toxin-antitoxin system RelE/ParE family toxin produces the protein MAYQIRWTPEAADTFETIIRYLDEHWSEREIINFVRKTNHLLTQISLYPEMFKPSSKKPVRVANITWQTNLFYQIQEVEKTIILLSFWDNRQNPERQQY
- a CDS encoding alpha/beta hydrolase is translated as MKPTILFFFLLLLMAGCSQQTADRVVKSADGVEISYSVYGEGSPALVFVHGWSCDQTYWKYQVPEFSKRYTVVTLDYAGHGQSGANREDFTMESFGDDVAAVVNDLKLDQVILIGHSMGGYVIIDAATKMPGKVLALAGIDTYEQFVDTVFTREMMTQFTEPFYSDFSNSVNGFVRSMFPPNADSTLVEMVASDMSSAPKEVAMSAFENMFEYSTRLEMILKTIDLPFYAVSSDLYPTNAEDNRKYVKSFDVKIMEGYGHFLMMENPEEFNRLLEKTINEIAGK